Proteins from a single region of Nitrospirota bacterium:
- a CDS encoding zinc metalloprotease HtpX codes for LVGKKPMIGALEALKSSLQQPHLPDQMAAFGISGTKKQGFKALFATHPNLDDRINTLMESRYPDYKP; via the coding sequence ATTTGGTTGGAAAAAAGCCCATGATAGGTGCACTCGAAGCTTTGAAATCCTCTCTACAGCAGCCTCATCTGCCTGACCAAATGGCGGCTTTTGGTATCTCCGGGACTAAAAAGCAGGGGTTCAAAGCGCTCTTTGCAACCCATCCGAACCTCGATGACCGGATTAATACCCTTATGGAATCGAGGTATCCTGATTACAAGCCCTGA